From Clostridia bacterium, a single genomic window includes:
- a CDS encoding putative Ig domain-containing protein — translation MRYLILLAWTATAMFAQRGLIGVDRAPADKVADHIGAALSALAQHPGAVEAPERHGPGRVEYDLPLDEAPAITPTPGATGGNSRPGRQRLAITGPAVAYKDAAGAWKPVHPVLSKIPSGWDLTGTGVEVLVRPSGNATILGQYYVDPDTGVQDWLELDFPKVNYQAGMQFSYTHGSLPWTLLVDERGYTFESGPISTRGNRTFSYPYGSSRPLTVDADGGVTSTAPLRISRAVMVGADAVRYPCAAWAVGTTSLSFACNDAALPAAALPYRIDPSTTVTVYKSAFGTMSGVRNSLTNLRWSGFTGMAAIQFANQLNEEGFPVAWEESQPVIRFATPYPAGSVTSASFTLVRGSTFTNPSGCSLNAGYVDDRAFSDANLSYFWTTTSNPITTAAQAFSAGDIYGAYDYGALTSKTFAMQHLGMFGTSSTTIRMYLSCYDPWGAPSYYHSVNFTASTSMSVTYNANATPTTVSVSGIPANVPYGAWFNLAARVGDADGHANINYWHLLMNYGVDGSYACYFLFNHRTNTIQLNNDAGGNWGPAYVMGTANFLTNSQCQVDVANSNFTYPNSTDVTANLRLMFRPNAITRNPINAYLWAQDLNGAIANWSGPHATTTVVAPLTISTTALPGGIVGSSYSQTLAAAGGIPGYLWSIASGSLPSGLSLGSNGTISGTPTAAGTASFTVRATDSMTPTPQTATQNLTISVVSALSITTSALSGGTAGTAYSQTLNATGGTPGYTWSLASGSLPSGLSLAANGAISGTPTGSGTWNFTVLATDSTSPTPQTTTKALAITIVSALSISTVSLPNGQVSSAYSQALSASGGTAPYGWAIIGGALPVGLTLNAGSGAITGTPTTAGTSSVTFRATDSTSPTAQIADRGLSITIAPPPPPPAASLSGPGNGATGQALVPTLVWAPVTGATGYDVYLGASNPPAPAASNVAGTSYTPGSTLGTSTLYYWKVVAKNSGGSSPDSATWSFTTVPPPPPAVSLATPANGATAQALSPTLEWSGVAEATSYDVYLGTSNPPALAAANVVGTSYTPSPALGTSAVYYWKVVAKNSGGSSPDSATWSFTTVPPAPAAVSLSAPANGATAQPVSPTLTWAAAAGATSYDMYLGSSNPPALVASNISGTSYTPGTALSSETLYYWKVVAKNPGGASPDSATWTFTTVPPPPSAVSLAAPTDVATHQLLSPTLTWSPAAGATAYDLYLGTSNPPSLIASNLGGTSYTASSLSAGTAYFWKVVAKNAGGTAPDSAIWSFTTGTPPQAVTLSGPTNSATDQALSPTLTWMPAVGATSYDVYLGASNPPALLASNVAGNRRMPVKA, via the coding sequence ATGAGATACCTCATACTTCTCGCCTGGACGGCGACGGCGATGTTTGCCCAGCGTGGCCTCATCGGCGTGGACCGCGCGCCAGCCGATAAGGTAGCCGACCACATTGGCGCTGCACTGAGCGCACTCGCGCAGCACCCCGGTGCCGTGGAAGCGCCGGAACGGCATGGCCCGGGACGGGTGGAGTACGACTTGCCGCTGGATGAGGCACCGGCAATTACACCAACCCCTGGGGCCACAGGCGGCAATAGTAGACCAGGGCGGCAACGTCTGGCGATCACCGGCCCCGCTGTCGCTTACAAGGACGCGGCGGGAGCCTGGAAGCCTGTCCATCCCGTGTTGAGTAAAATTCCGTCAGGCTGGGATTTAACAGGCACCGGGGTCGAGGTCCTGGTCCGGCCGAGCGGCAACGCAACCATCCTGGGCCAGTATTACGTTGACCCGGACACGGGTGTTCAGGACTGGCTGGAGCTTGATTTCCCGAAAGTGAACTACCAGGCTGGGATGCAGTTCTCTTACACGCATGGTTCGCTCCCGTGGACCTTGCTGGTGGACGAGCGAGGGTACACCTTTGAGAGCGGGCCGATCTCCACCCGTGGCAACCGGACGTTCAGCTATCCCTACGGCAGCAGCCGCCCGCTAACGGTCGATGCCGACGGCGGGGTGACCAGCACCGCACCGCTACGGATCAGTCGTGCGGTTATGGTGGGCGCGGACGCTGTGCGCTACCCCTGCGCCGCCTGGGCGGTGGGCACGACCTCCCTGTCGTTCGCGTGCAACGATGCGGCTCTGCCCGCCGCTGCGCTGCCATACCGCATCGACCCGTCTACTACGGTCACAGTGTACAAGTCTGCGTTCGGTACGATGAGTGGAGTAAGGAATTCCCTGACGAACTTGCGCTGGTCAGGTTTTACTGGCATGGCGGCGATACAATTTGCCAACCAGCTTAACGAGGAAGGTTTTCCGGTTGCGTGGGAAGAGAGCCAGCCAGTGATCCGGTTTGCAACTCCCTATCCTGCTGGGTCCGTGACATCAGCGTCCTTCACGCTAGTCAGAGGCAGCACCTTTACCAATCCATCGGGCTGTAGCCTTAATGCAGGCTACGTCGATGACAGAGCCTTCTCTGACGCCAACCTCTCGTATTTCTGGACCACCACTAGTAATCCCATCACAACTGCGGCCCAAGCCTTCTCCGCTGGTGATATATACGGTGCCTACGACTACGGCGCGCTTACAAGCAAAACATTTGCTATGCAGCATTTGGGGATGTTTGGCACGAGTTCTACCACGATTAGAATGTATCTCTCCTGTTACGACCCGTGGGGAGCGCCCTCCTACTACCACTCTGTGAATTTCACGGCGAGCACCTCCATGTCGGTGACGTATAACGCCAACGCTACCCCCACCACGGTGAGCGTCTCCGGGATCCCGGCCAATGTCCCTTACGGCGCTTGGTTCAACCTTGCAGCCAGGGTGGGCGATGCTGACGGACACGCCAACATCAACTACTGGCACCTCTTAATGAACTACGGGGTAGACGGGAGCTATGCCTGTTACTTCCTATTCAACCACCGGACCAATACCATCCAGTTAAATAATGACGCTGGTGGTAACTGGGGTCCAGCCTACGTCATGGGCACCGCCAACTTCCTCACCAATAGCCAGTGCCAGGTGGACGTTGCCAATAGCAACTTCACGTATCCGAACAGTACCGACGTGACGGCGAACCTCCGACTGATGTTTCGGCCGAACGCGATCACGCGGAACCCGATTAACGCCTATCTGTGGGCGCAAGACCTAAACGGCGCGATCGCGAACTGGAGCGGGCCGCACGCGACCACTACCGTTGTGGCGCCCCTGACTATCAGCACGACCGCACTCCCGGGAGGAATTGTAGGGTCTTCGTACTCGCAAACGCTCGCCGCGGCGGGAGGCATTCCGGGGTATCTCTGGAGCATTGCCAGCGGGTCATTACCGAGCGGTCTATCCCTTGGCTCGAATGGTACGATCAGCGGCACGCCGACGGCGGCAGGCACGGCGAGCTTCACCGTCCGGGCCACCGATTCAATGACGCCGACGCCGCAGACCGCAACTCAGAACCTCACGATCAGCGTCGTTTCGGCCCTGAGCATCACCACGTCCGCGCTGTCGGGGGGAACTGCAGGAACGGCATACTCGCAAACGCTAAACGCGACCGGCGGTACTCCCGGGTATACCTGGAGCCTCGCCAGCGGGTCATTGCCAAGTGGTCTATCCCTCGCCGCGAATGGGGCGATCAGCGGCACACCGACCGGATCGGGGACCTGGAACTTCACCGTTCTGGCAACCGACTCTACATCACCCACTCCCCAGACGACAACTAAGGCGCTCGCGATCACCATCGTTTCAGCGCTCAGCATCTCGACCGTCTCACTGCCAAATGGTCAGGTTTCGAGTGCGTACTCTCAGGCGCTGTCTGCCAGCGGCGGTACGGCTCCCTATGGTTGGGCGATTATCGGGGGTGCTCTTCCAGTGGGACTGACCTTGAATGCAGGCAGCGGCGCGATCACCGGGACACCCACAACAGCCGGAACGTCCAGCGTGACATTCCGGGCAACGGATTCGACTTCGCCAACTGCGCAGATAGCTGACAGGGGCCTCTCGATCACAATCGCCCCACCTCCACCGCCACCGGCTGCATCGCTTTCTGGGCCAGGCAACGGGGCAACGGGGCAGGCTCTCGTGCCAACACTGGTTTGGGCGCCAGTCACGGGCGCAACGGGATATGACGTGTACCTGGGGGCCAGCAATCCGCCGGCTCCGGCGGCGAGCAACGTGGCAGGTACGAGTTACACACCAGGTTCCACTCTTGGCACCAGCACGCTCTATTACTGGAAGGTGGTCGCGAAGAACAGCGGCGGTTCCTCGCCCGATTCGGCCACATGGTCCTTCACCACGGTGCCTCCGCCGCCGCCAGCCGTGTCGCTTGCGACGCCTGCGAACGGGGCCACGGCCCAGGCACTCTCACCCACCCTGGAATGGTCGGGCGTTGCGGAAGCGACCTCGTATGACGTGTATCTCGGCACGAGCAATCCACCGGCGCTGGCCGCAGCCAATGTAGTAGGAACGAGTTACACTCCAAGTCCTGCTCTGGGGACCAGCGCGGTGTACTACTGGAAGGTCGTTGCGAAGAACAGCGGTGGCTCGTCTCCCGACTCGGCAACATGGTCGTTCACGACGGTGCCGCCCGCCCCAGCGGCCGTATCGCTGTCAGCGCCTGCAAACGGAGCAACTGCGCAGCCCGTCTCTCCAACTTTGACCTGGGCAGCTGCCGCTGGTGCGACATCCTACGACATGTACTTGGGGAGCAGCAATCCTCCGGCGCTAGTGGCCAGCAACATCTCCGGGACGAGCTATACACCAGGCACTGCTCTGAGCAGCGAGACGCTCTACTACTGGAAAGTAGTCGCGAAGAATCCTGGCGGTGCCTCTCCCGATTCTGCTACCTGGACGTTCACTACCGTCCCTCCACCGCCTTCGGCCGTATCGCTGGCGGCGCCGACGGACGTCGCAACGCATCAGCTTCTTTCGCCGACACTAACGTGGTCGCCAGCCGCCGGAGCTACCGCTTACGACTTGTACTTAGGGACCAGCAATCCGCCCTCGTTGATAGCGAGCAACCTCGGAGGAACAAGCTACACGGCGTCCTCTCTCAGTGCAGGCACGGCCTATTTCTGGAAGGTCGTTGCGAAGAACGCCGGCGGGACAGCACCGGATTCCGCCATCTGGTCCTTCACCACTGGTACGCCACCGCAGGCCGTGACACTCTCAGGGCCGACGAACTCGGCTA